One genomic region from Oscillatoria sp. FACHB-1407 encodes:
- a CDS encoding ABC transporter permease, with the protein MTPESLGWWGVPLAILGGLLRGSVPFLFVSLGECLTEKSGKINLGLEGTLLMGAMSAYAVSYHTGSPWLGVVCAGVAGMGLGAIHTWLVQQRRVNDISVGIAMMLFGGGLAFYIGKPYIQPIAPQLLAIRFGEWSHLPQVKSALMISPLLLLGLAIAPLMQWFFTSTRWGLMVRAVGESPAAARAMGIPVRRVQALCIVFGSFLAGVAGSYLSLYFPGSWNENISSGQGLIAVALVIFARWNPMQCLYAALLFGGTQGLGPALQSVGVDSYYYVFNSIPYVLTLAVMVLTCSPTRASVGAPESLGKPSE; encoded by the coding sequence ATGACCCCTGAATCTCTCGGTTGGTGGGGTGTGCCCCTGGCAATTCTAGGTGGCTTACTGCGGGGCAGTGTTCCCTTTTTGTTTGTCAGTTTAGGAGAATGTTTGACGGAAAAAAGCGGCAAGATCAATCTGGGTTTAGAAGGAACTTTGCTGATGGGTGCGATGAGTGCCTACGCCGTTTCCTATCACACCGGATCACCCTGGCTAGGGGTTGTTTGTGCCGGAGTTGCCGGAATGGGGTTAGGTGCCATTCATACCTGGCTCGTGCAACAGCGCAGAGTCAACGATATTTCTGTGGGCATTGCCATGATGCTCTTTGGAGGTGGGTTAGCCTTTTACATTGGTAAGCCTTACATTCAACCGATCGCCCCCCAGTTGCTTGCCATTCGTTTTGGAGAGTGGAGCCATTTACCGCAAGTCAAATCTGCGTTAATGATCAGTCCATTGCTTTTGTTAGGACTGGCGATCGCCCCTCTGATGCAGTGGTTCTTCACCTCTACGCGATGGGGCTTGATGGTGCGAGCGGTGGGAGAAAGTCCAGCCGCAGCCAGGGCGATGGGAATTCCTGTTCGTCGGGTACAGGCACTGTGCATTGTCTTTGGCAGCTTTTTAGCGGGAGTGGCAGGATCTTACCTGTCCCTCTACTTTCCGGGGAGCTGGAACGAAAATATTTCCAGTGGACAGGGGCTGATTGCAGTCGCGCTAGTGATTTTTGCTCGTTGGAATCCGATGCAGTGTCTCTACGCCGCACTTCTATTTGGTGGAACTCAGGGATTAGGTCCCGCTTTGCAATCGGTGGGGGTGGACTCCTATTACTACGTGTTTAATTCCATACCCTATGTGCTGACGCTGGCGGTCATGGTGTTGACGTGTTCTCCCACAAGAGCTTCCGTTGGTGCACCAGAGTCATTAGGGAAACCCAGTGAATAG